A stretch of Pseudomonas sp. 7SR1 DNA encodes these proteins:
- the recC gene encoding exodeoxyribonuclease V subunit gamma, whose product MPDATSLSPAFMVVHGNRLDELRSLVISLMRRYPLAPLENEIALVQSNGIAQWLKLALAEDPEDDGSGGCGIAAAIDVQLPGSFMWHLYRTVLGRDEIPANSLLDKAPLTWRLMRLLPQLIEQPHFEPLRRFLTHDTDLRKRYQLSERLADLFDQYQVYRADWLEDWAEGRHQTRNVRGEAKALAPANCWQAELWRALLLDVGEQGMAQSRAGVHQRYIERINSLESPPKGLPSRVIVFGISSLPAQALEALAGLSRFSQVLLCVHNPCRHHWADIVADKDLLRHQYKRQARRAGMPAVLDPQTLHQHAHPLLAAWGKQGRDYINLLDSYDDPNSYRSVFRDGRIDLFSEGNPTTLLNQLQDDILELRPLDETRATWPAVDTGRDGSIRFHVAHSAQREVEILHDQLLAHFSADPTLRPRDIIVMVPDIDSYAPHIRAVFGQLDRTDPRFIPFTLTDQGQRGRDPLLIAVEHLLKLPDSRFPVSEILDLLDVPALRGRFGIDEADLPTLHRWIEGAGIRWGMSADHRAALGLPAELEQNSWRFGLRRMLLGYAVGSSDAYEGIEPYDEIGGLDAALIGPLVALLDALEVAHQALTQPAAPQTWGARLHDLMQLFFLAGNEHEDHLLAQLEDLRENWLETCESVGLQDELPLTVVREAWLAGLDQGRLSQRFLAGAVNFCTLMPMRAIPFKLVCLLGMNDGDYPRAQPPLDFDLMGSDYRPGDRSRREDDRYLLLEALLSAREKLYISWVGRSIRDNSERPASVLIGQLRDHIASGWRLGGTGEDLLEALTLEHPLQPFSARYFLQGDELFSYASEWRLLHGDRNTALSPPLLEPYVQEEPLSLGQLQDFMRNPVRHFFSQRLKVFFETIEAPLADDEPFVLDALERYSLSDSLLEAALARMDQPDLALSAHARRLQNSGLLPMAGFGECLQRELIEPLPDLLQRYQQILASWPVPLTSAVPVSLQLQGVSVEGWLSGLHQRSDGAVLAITAIPNSIGSAKTRKWHRLIRPWVNHLVACANGLSMTTALVASDDSLLLPPFEETVAQRLLGDLLQAWQAGMRQPLPVAVKTAFAWLGQPEPVKAMAAARKTYEGDGQNSEGERRESPALARQFADFEALMAEETFPDWCNALYRPLFEAPWRSAAGEEARS is encoded by the coding sequence GATCCGGAAGATGATGGTAGCGGTGGCTGCGGTATCGCAGCTGCCATCGATGTGCAGTTACCAGGCAGCTTCATGTGGCATCTCTATCGTACGGTTTTGGGACGTGACGAAATTCCCGCCAATTCCCTGCTCGACAAGGCCCCGTTGACCTGGCGACTAATGCGTCTCCTGCCGCAATTGATCGAGCAGCCTCATTTCGAGCCACTGCGCCGTTTTCTGACCCACGACACCGACCTGCGCAAGCGTTACCAGTTGTCCGAGCGCCTTGCCGACCTGTTCGATCAATACCAGGTGTACCGTGCCGATTGGCTTGAGGATTGGGCAGAGGGCCGACATCAAACGAGAAATGTGCGTGGTGAAGCCAAGGCGCTTGCACCGGCCAATTGCTGGCAGGCCGAACTGTGGCGAGCCTTGCTACTGGATGTGGGAGAGCAAGGCATGGCTCAAAGCCGTGCTGGCGTGCATCAACGATATATCGAACGGATCAACAGCTTGGAGAGCCCACCCAAAGGCCTTCCAAGCCGGGTCATCGTGTTCGGCATTTCTTCGCTACCCGCCCAGGCCCTCGAGGCGCTCGCCGGTCTGTCACGGTTCAGCCAGGTGCTGCTGTGTGTCCATAATCCCTGCCGCCATCATTGGGCGGATATCGTGGCTGACAAGGACCTGCTACGGCATCAATACAAGCGTCAGGCGCGAAGGGCCGGTATGCCTGCCGTTCTCGATCCGCAAACTCTGCATCAGCACGCTCATCCTTTATTGGCAGCCTGGGGCAAGCAAGGGCGCGACTATATCAACCTGCTCGACAGTTACGACGATCCCAACAGTTATCGTTCTGTTTTTCGAGATGGACGAATCGACCTGTTCAGCGAAGGCAATCCCACGACGCTCCTCAATCAGTTGCAGGATGACATTCTTGAGTTGCGCCCCTTGGATGAAACCCGCGCAACGTGGCCCGCCGTGGATACAGGGCGAGACGGGTCCATTCGGTTTCATGTGGCCCACAGTGCCCAGCGTGAGGTCGAGATTCTTCATGACCAGTTGCTGGCTCATTTCAGTGCGGATCCTACGTTGCGTCCCCGGGATATCATCGTCATGGTTCCGGATATCGACAGTTATGCACCGCATATCCGCGCCGTGTTCGGCCAGCTCGACAGGACGGATCCACGTTTCATTCCGTTCACCCTGACCGACCAGGGGCAGCGCGGAAGGGATCCCTTGCTGATTGCTGTCGAGCATCTGCTGAAGCTGCCCGATAGTCGCTTTCCTGTAAGTGAGATCCTGGATTTGCTGGATGTCCCGGCACTGCGCGGGCGTTTCGGTATCGATGAAGCCGATTTGCCGACCCTGCATCGGTGGATCGAGGGCGCGGGTATTCGCTGGGGCATGAGTGCCGATCATCGTGCCGCGTTGGGACTGCCCGCGGAGCTTGAGCAGAACAGCTGGCGTTTTGGTCTGCGTCGTATGTTGCTGGGGTATGCCGTTGGCAGTTCGGATGCCTATGAGGGAATTGAACCTTACGATGAAATCGGCGGCCTCGATGCGGCGTTGATCGGCCCGTTGGTCGCCTTGCTGGATGCTCTGGAAGTCGCTCATCAGGCGCTTACTCAGCCAGCAGCGCCGCAGACATGGGGGGCGCGTTTGCACGACCTGATGCAGCTGTTTTTCCTGGCGGGTAACGAGCATGAGGATCATCTGCTGGCCCAGCTCGAAGACCTGCGCGAAAACTGGCTGGAAACCTGCGAGTCGGTTGGTCTGCAGGATGAGCTGCCGCTGACCGTGGTGCGTGAAGCCTGGCTGGCAGGCCTTGACCAGGGGCGACTGTCCCAGCGTTTTCTCGCCGGAGCGGTGAACTTCTGCACGCTGATGCCAATGCGGGCAATCCCTTTCAAGCTGGTTTGCCTGCTGGGGATGAACGATGGCGATTATCCACGGGCCCAGCCGCCGTTGGATTTCGATCTCATGGGCAGCGACTATCGTCCGGGCGATCGTTCCCGGCGTGAGGATGATCGTTACCTGTTGTTGGAAGCGCTGCTCTCGGCCCGGGAAAAACTCTACATCAGTTGGGTGGGGCGCAGTATTCGCGACAACAGCGAACGACCGGCATCAGTGCTGATAGGACAATTGCGCGATCACATCGCCAGTGGCTGGCGGCTGGGGGGTACTGGTGAGGATCTTCTCGAGGCGCTGACCCTGGAGCACCCTCTGCAACCCTTCAGTGCCCGTTATTTTCTCCAGGGCGATGAGTTGTTCAGTTATGCCAGCGAATGGCGGTTGCTGCACGGCGATCGCAACACGGCTCTCAGCCCGCCTTTACTGGAGCCATATGTGCAGGAAGAACCCCTGAGCCTCGGACAGTTGCAGGATTTCATGCGCAACCCCGTCCGCCATTTCTTCAGCCAACGACTCAAGGTGTTCTTCGAGACCATCGAGGCTCCGCTGGCCGATGACGAGCCTTTCGTTCTCGATGCCCTTGAACGCTACAGCCTGAGTGACAGTTTACTGGAGGCTGCCCTGGCACGTATGGATCAGCCGGATCTCGCCCTTTCGGCCCACGCCAGGAGGCTTCAGAACAGCGGCCTGTTACCAATGGCCGGTTTTGGTGAATGCCTGCAGCGCGAGCTGATCGAGCCCTTGCCTGACTTGCTCCAGCGTTATCAGCAGATCCTCGCGTCATGGCCTGTACCACTGACCAGCGCCGTGCCGGTCAGCCTTCAGTTGCAGGGAGTGAGTGTCGAAGGATGGCTTAGTGGCCTGCACCAGCGTTCCGATGGCGCCGTCCTTGCCATTACTGCAATACCCAACAGCATCGGCTCTGCGAAGACTCGTAAATGGCATCGTCTCATCCGACCCTGGGTAAACCACCTGGTGGCATGCGCCAATGGCTTGTCGATGACTACCGCACTGGTGGCCAGCGATGACAGCCTGCTATTGCCGCCTTTTGAAGAAACTGTCGCTCAAAGATTGCTTGGAGATCTGTTACAGGCCTGGCAGGCCGGCATGCGCCAACCGTTGCCGGTCGCGGTGAAGACTGCCTTTGCCTGGCTTGGCCAGCCCGAGCCGGTCAAGGCCATGGCGGCTGCTCGGAAAACCTACGAAGGCGATGGGCAGAACTCTGAAGGCGAGCGACGGGAGAGTCCTGCCCTGGCCCGGCAATTTGCCGACTTCGAAGCCCTGATGGCTGAGGAAACGTTTCCCGACTGGTGCAATGCGCTTTATCGGCCGCTGTTCGAGGCTCCATGGCGTTCGGCGGCTGGCGAGGAGGCACGCTCATGA